Genomic window (Terriglobus sp. TAA 43):
GACGCATGGATCGTCAACGGAGAGATGTCGTGTTGCACACGCAGCGTACGCATCTTTTCCGCATCTGCAGCGCTCACGACAGAAGGCTTCCACTGACGCGGCGAGGAAGAAAATATCTGGAAGCAGTTAGCACCGCAGTCAACTGCTCGCTGCACCGCGGTCCAGGTGCCACCGCTGGTGGAGAGGTGAATGCCGATGCGTCGGGGAGAGTTCAAAGAAGCCACACTTTGATGGTAGCGGAGAGCAGACTGCGTGCGAGACTGTGTGTGGTTCTCAACCAGACCCGAAGGGAATGAGCTATGTCAGCACCGCAGAACTTCCAGAACCACGGACGCTTTGATCCGAAGTTCCACTTCTTCACAATTCCGTTGGCCCTGTTTTGCTTCATAGCTTCGATCTTTCATGTGTGGAAGCAGCCCACTCCGCCAAACATTTTGCTAGTGCCCGTTACATTCGTGCTTTTCATGGTGGCCGGCATTGCACGCGGGTACGCGCTGCAGGTCCAGGATCGCGTGATCCGATTGGAAGAATCGCTGCGCATGGAGCGGCTGGGCATGTCGTCTGCTGGATTAACCATTCGCCAGTTTGTGGCACTGCGTTTCGCATCCGATGCGGAATTGCCTGCGCTGACGGAACGTGCACGTGCCGAAAAACTTTCGGGCAAGCAGATCAAACAGGCGATTGTGAACTGGCGCGCGGATTACGAGCGCGTTTAATCGTTCGCCTCTAACGCGTGCCTGTCTGTTGCGGATAGATCAGTTGGCCGGGGTCGTACCCGGCCTGCTGCACAAGGTTCAGGATGTGGGTGCGGTCTGCATCAGCAACGTGTGGCGTGCGTGACAGTATCCACATGTATTTGCGAGTAGGTTCGCCGACGATGGCCCATCGATACTCCGGATCGAGGCCAATGATCCAGTAATTTCCATAAAACGGCCAGAAGAACGTTACTTTGAGCTTCGCATTCGTCACAGAATCAGCCACTTTTGCCCTGCCTTCAGCGACCTTTGGCGAGCCATCCTGCTGAATGCAGCAATTGTGCACGAGAATTTTCTTGCCATCTTTGGAGTATTCAGCAATGACATCACGCTGGCATTTCTTTTCAAAGCGATTCGGCAGACGCGCAATCTCATACCACTTGCCGAGATAGCGATTGAGATCAACATGATCGACGGTCTTCAGCGGCAGTTGAGTCATGCTGGAATTCACCCCTAACGAAAGAAGAAGGACAAGCAGTCCCATACATTTCACGATTCCGTTGGATGCGTCGTTGGCTGCCGTGTGTGTTCGAATATCTCTGGTTTAATTTGCTTAGTTTCTTGCTGTGAAATAGAGAAGGCACCCTCTACAGGGTGCCTTCTCTTGTGTTCATGCTCGAACTTAGTACACGTCGAGCTGATAACGCTTCTGTTTCTTGAGGTCGTTCAGGTACTCCTGCGCGTGTTCCGGACTGCAGTCCTTGCCGTCAGCAATGGTGTCGAGCAGGGTCTGTTCCACGTCCTTTGCCATGCGCGACGCATCGCCGCAAACGTAGAAGTACGCACCGCGCTCCAGCCATGCCCACAGTTCTTTGTGGTTCTCGCGCATGCGGTCCTGCACGTAGATTTTCTTGGTCTGATCGCGCGAGAAGGCAGTATCCAGACGTGTAAGCGTGCCATCCTTCAGCATGCCTTCAAACTCCTGCTTATAGAGGAAGTCCGAGGCCGAACGCTGCTCGCCGAAGAAGAGCCAGTTGTTGCCCTTCTGGCCGTGCGCCTGGCGATGCTGCAGGAACGAACGGAACGGAGCCACACCTGTGCCGGGTCCCACCATGATGACGGGGGTTTCCGTGTCTTCCGGCAGACGGAAGTTTGCATTGGCATGCAGGAAGATGGGCATGGTGCTGCCCTCATCGGCGCGCTCACCGAGGTGACCGGAGCACAAGCCCTGACGATCCTTGCTATGCGTGTGATAACGCACCACGCGCACTGTAGTGTGCACCGCATCCGGATGCTTCGCCTGCGAAGAAGCGATGGAATACATGCGGGGCGTCAGGCGCTGCAGCACGGTGAAAAGCTGCTGCGGATCGGTGATTCCGCCGGGATGCTCCGTGATCAGATCGAGGAACTCGCGACCCCAGACGTACTCTTCTGCGCGGGACTTGTTGTCCTGTCCGGCGAGCGACTTCAGGAAGTCCAGGCCCGGAACGGATTCCGGAGCAATCTTGGCGTAGCTGTTCACGCTACCGCGCGTCAGCTTGCCGATGTGCAACTTGGTACGCAGCGCATTGTCCAGCGTGTCTTCTTTCTTGAAGAAGTCGAGGACCTTCTCGTCGCCCTTGAAATTGAGTACCTTTAGAACTGCTTCCACTTCGCTGTCGCGGTTGGTGGGCTGGATGCCGACTGCGTCGCCGGGCGTGTAGGCCATGCCCTCTTCTAACGCCAGTTCGATGTGGCGGGTCTCCTTCTCTGAGTCCCGGTCGGTCAACACATAGTTGACCAGCATCTTCGATTCGTAAGGGCTATTGCGTGTGTATTTCTGCGTCTCAGTGCTCATCGTGGTGACTTATAGGTTACCATGCCGACCACTTCAGTCCGCGTTTGCAACGACTTACCCCTGGTGAAAGTGAAAGAAGTTGCCATCCAGATCCTGCACCGTGAATTGCCGCAAGCCCCAGGGCTTCTCTTCGAGGGGATCGACGATGTTCGCACCCAGGTTCGTCAGTTCACGATAGGACGCTTCAATGTCTAGAGCGTGGATCCAATGAATCGCGGCCTCAAACGGCGGCTGTCTCTTGCGAAAGAAGATGGTTACGTTATCGCGTGACACCGCACCAATCTCTTCGCCCGGATAGAGCCACCCGATCTCAAAGCCAAGCACATCCCGGTAATACCGCTGCGCGCGGGGCACATCCATCACGGGAAGCTCCGGCACAGGCATTCCGAAAACGCTTCGTGTCTGGCTCATGCCAGCTTCCTCAAGGCGCACAGGGATTTAGAGCCGAAAGACAATGCCCGTGGAGAGTGCGACGGGATTACCAACAGAATTTCCGGAGTAGCCGTTATACGCAACTTCCACTGCACGCCAGTCGATGTGCGGCAGCAAGGTGTACTCAAGACCACCATTGATCTGGTATTGGAAGTTTGTGGAACTGGAGCCATTGCTGATAAAACCCACTCCGCCAAGCACCTCGCCATAAATCTTGATGGGAATGACGTGCGGGACGACTGAGGCGCGGATGCCGCCCAGGCCGCTGGAGAACTGCGCGCTTCCATTCTTCAGGATGGAACCGCGCACGTCGTATCCGATGTGCACCAGCGCCAGGCTGTGACTGTCGTGGTAGATGCCGAAGGTCGGACCCCAGAAATAGCCATCGCCGCTCGTCAGGTTGTTCGACTGGCCCGTGGCCTGGGCGTAAATTGCCGTCTGCGCATGAGTATTCGCGCCGCAGATGATGGAAAGCATGGAAAGTGCAACCGTGGTGGCAATATGACGAAGGCGCATGGGGGAAGTCCTCTCTTTAAAGAGCTTATGTATGTAGACGCCACGAGAGGCCCACATGCGCACCGCAGAATCACGCCAGTTACCCCGCAGCCTACAAGCGACCCGTGCGGACATGTTCCTTTGCCATCTCGCGGAAGTTGCGGAGCAATATGCGATCGCGCCGTGCGGTCCAGCAGACACAAAGCTCCACAAACGCGTTTTTCGCCTTGAGCGGCACAAACGCCAGGTCCCGAAACCCGATCTGCTGCCGGTTATACGGC
Coding sequences:
- a CDS encoding DUF6526 family protein is translated as MSAPQNFQNHGRFDPKFHFFTIPLALFCFIASIFHVWKQPTPPNILLVPVTFVLFMVAGIARGYALQVQDRVIRLEESLRMERLGMSSAGLTIRQFVALRFASDAELPALTERARAEKLSGKQIKQAIVNWRADYERV
- a CDS encoding lipocalin family protein translates to MTQLPLKTVDHVDLNRYLGKWYEIARLPNRFEKKCQRDVIAEYSKDGKKILVHNCCIQQDGSPKVAEGRAKVADSVTNAKLKVTFFWPFYGNYWIIGLDPEYRWAIVGEPTRKYMWILSRTPHVADADRTHILNLVQQAGYDPGQLIYPQQTGTR
- a CDS encoding sulfite reductase flavoprotein subunit alpha, whose translation is MSTETQKYTRNSPYESKMLVNYVLTDRDSEKETRHIELALEEGMAYTPGDAVGIQPTNRDSEVEAVLKVLNFKGDEKVLDFFKKEDTLDNALRTKLHIGKLTRGSVNSYAKIAPESVPGLDFLKSLAGQDNKSRAEEYVWGREFLDLITEHPGGITDPQQLFTVLQRLTPRMYSIASSQAKHPDAVHTTVRVVRYHTHSKDRQGLCSGHLGERADEGSTMPIFLHANANFRLPEDTETPVIMVGPGTGVAPFRSFLQHRQAHGQKGNNWLFFGEQRSASDFLYKQEFEGMLKDGTLTRLDTAFSRDQTKKIYVQDRMRENHKELWAWLERGAYFYVCGDASRMAKDVEQTLLDTIADGKDCSPEHAQEYLNDLKKQKRYQLDVY
- a CDS encoding VOC family protein; this translates as MSQTRSVFGMPVPELPVMDVPRAQRYYRDVLGFEIGWLYPGEEIGAVSRDNVTIFFRKRQPPFEAAIHWIHALDIEASYRELTNLGANIVDPLEEKPWGLRQFTVQDLDGNFFHFHQG